From the Bacteroidia bacterium genome, the window AAAATGCTGGAGAAAATGGATTACATATTTAAAACTATTGCCAAGACAGATCTAAGTAGTGTAGCGTTTAATGACATGCAGCTTTTTGATACGGGAAATGAAATTTTATGCATCCTTAAAGACGCAAATAATATTACAATTTACAGAGGTGATTTGAAAATATTACCACAAGAAATTTCTGCAGTGGGTTTTGGTGTTAAAGTTGTCCAAAGTAAAGTCTATTTAATTGCGCGCACAGCAAACGACAAACTTGTTTTTTATATACTTTAATTATTTTTTTTGGTAAACTTGTAATATTGATAGTCAATAAAATCATTTACTTTAACAGTGATATTATTTACTTTCCCATTAACAACTTCAAAGGGGAATGCGTGAATACCATACGTTGGGTCGTTAAAAGTACATAGTAATGATTTTTCAGAGAGCGGTTTTAGAAAGCCACGTAATTTAGGATGATGAGAGAAAAACATTGTAAGTCCCGATTCTTCATTTTTAATTTCCATTTCTCCATAAACCTCATTTGAATATTTTCCTATCAGTTCAGCAAAGGCAACATTAAGATGAACTTCTGCATTAGATTGTTTCTTTAACTTCTGTATTTCTTGCGACTCGGTAAGGTGGTTTTTTGAATAAGTGGCAAAGTAATTTTCACTAACATTTGTGTAGGATTGATTTGCAAAATAGTTTATCAGTTGTTGGCGTAATGCTCCGTAAAACCAATTGGCATCAGTATTGGTCAGAATCACAAAACCTGCATTCAGTTCAGGAATTAGGGTAGTGTTGGTCACAAAACCGTTGGCTCCACCGTCATGCGATACAATTTTATAGCCATACATATCTTCTGACTTCCAGCCAAGCCCGTAATTTTGAAAGTGATTCGAAAGAATTCGTGTAGAGCCTGACTCTCTCACTATCATATAGGAATTTTGAGTGGTATTGATGACAGCTGAAGGAATAACTTCTGTATTATCATATTTTCCATTATTTAATTGCATCAATATCCAATGAGAGATATCGTTAACACATGAGTTTATGGATGCACAGGCACCAATGTTATCAATATTTGCATAGTCTAACAAAATAAGTTTGTTGTCAACAAGAGTATATGGTTTTGCAGCATTGGTATCAGTAACAATTTTTTGATGATAAACACTGCTGCGATTCATCTGTAAAGGTTTAAAAAAATGAAAGTTGAAGAAATCTTGCCATGAAGTATCTGTAACCGCTTTAATGACTTCGCCTGCTGTTACGTATCCCATGTTACAATAGCCATACTTGGCTCGAAACTCATTTACAGGTTTAACATTTCTCATGTTTTTTATTAAAGCATCAGTTGTCATGTTGCAATCCCAATTCAAAAAATCACTTTGAAAAGTATAAAAACCAATTCGATGACAGAGAATATCTTTTATTGTAGTCATTTCGGTTGCACATGGGTCTTTCAGTTGAAACCAAGGGAGATATTTAGTTACTTTATCATCTAACGAAATCCGCTTTTGATAATCTAAGAGGGCTAAAGCAGTACCCGTAAAAGCTTTGGTATTGCTGGCTATCTGAAATAAGGTAAACTCATTTACCTTGTCAGCTTTTCCTTCTTCTCTGACACCATAACCCTTCATGACTATTGTTTTTCCATCTTTTATAATGGCAATGGCAACACCCGGTATTTGCCATCGTTGCATTTCGTGATTAATGTAATTGTCAAGACTGTCTTTTAAAAAATTGGTCTGTGCAAGTGTTTTAAAGGAGGTTAGTAATGTTAGCAGTGCAAGCCCTATGAGTTTTTTCATTTCGATAAATTTAATGAATCAAATGTATGGAATTTTGAATATGCAGGCACCTGTGTTGTAGTTTATCCGGAATGACGGCTTTACTTTCTGAGAGCAAGCTATGCCAATGGGTGTGGCTTGCTTATTTATTGTGAAAAGATTTTTTTAAACTATAAAGGAGTTTCAGATAAATTGCGAATTTTACCGTAGTTTATCGGACACAAATGTTTAATACTGAAAAATACAAAAAAATATGTGAAGAGTTGTTGCCCTATAAAGCCAACCTTATTGCAGTTACTAAGACAAAACCGGTTACAGATATTGAAACAGCCATTCAGAATGGGCAAATGCTTTTTGGTGAAAATTATGTTCAGGAATTGGTTGAGAAAGCATCTGACATTTCAAAAAATGTTCAATGGCATTTTATTGGAAATCTACAGCGTAATAAAGTAAAGCAGATTGCACCATTTATTCACACAGTTCAAACGGTTGACAGTAAAAAACTTTTACAAGAGCTAGATAAACATGCTGTGTTAAATCGCAGGGTGATTAAAGTGCTTTTACAGATACATATTGCCAAAGAAGAAACAAAGTTTGGGTTGTCGGTGCCCGAGGTGAAACAGTTGGTTGATGATGGTGTATTTCAACAATGCAACAATATTCGTTTTGTTGGATTGATGGGAATGGCAACCAACACAGATGATACTACACAAGTACGATCTGAGTTTAAGCAATTGTTTGGATTGTATAGATCACTTTCCGGTGCATTTGATAAGGATGAATCTCCGGTGTTGAGTATGGGAATGACATCCGATTATAAAATTGCTCTTGATGAAGGGAGTAATATGATTCGAATAGGTTCAGCACTGTTTGGTAGCAGATAGTTATATGGGATTGTTCTTTGCTCTTATCACAACACTTTCCTGGTCTATCGGCATTTTTCCATTTACAGAAGCCAGTCGTAAGTTGGGCATCAATGCTCTAAATCATTTCAGATTATTTCTTGCTGTAATTTTACTTTTCATTGCAGCATTATTGATAAATCATTCAGAGTTTATCAGCCTTTTCAGTGACCAATACATTCAGGCCTGGATTTGGTTTGGACTTTCAGGGGTCGTTGGATTAGCATTAGGGGATTATTTTTATTTTGGTCTATATGCAATAATGGGTGCCAGAATAGGAAGTATTTTTTCTACACTTTCACCGGCAGCAGCATTAGTGACCTCTTATTTTTTTGTTGATGAACGAATTAATTTTATAGGTGTAGTTGGAATTTTTCTTACTATGGCAGGAGTAATATTTATTTCTATTTCAAAAAGTGAAAGCTTGTCAGCAGATGAAGGACGGTATGGAAGTGATGTTAAAGGAGTTTTATTTGGTGTGCTTGCAGCTTTTTGTCAGGGTGTAGGGTTGGTGCTTGCAAAAAAAGGTTTTGTTGTGTTAGAGCAGGAAGGCAAGTTTATTCAACCTATTAGTGCAACATTTGTCAGAATGTTTGTTTCACTGACAACTTTAATTATAATAACAACAGTTTTTAGAAAGTGGGCTGATGTTTTGCGACCACTTAAATCGAATACAGCAGGGTTAAAATATGCAGCAGTTGGAACTTTCTTCGGACCTGTTTTTGGTGTTTGTATGTCGCTTTATACAATTACATTTCTTGAAGCTACGGTTGCACAAACAATTTTTTCATTGGTGCCAGTTGTGGCAGCATTAATTGCCCGTTATTTCTATAAAGAAAAATTTACTTTAGCGGCAGTAATTGCAACAATAATTGCTGTTGCAGGAGTGCTGTTGCTGATAAGACGCAATGAAGTACTTGAATGTTTGTTTAAATCAAATTGAGTAATGAGAAGAATAATTTTATTTCTTTTTAGTTTTGCTTGTATCATCAAAAGTACCTTTGGTGAAAACCCTTATTTCCAACAGCGTGTAGATTACAAAATCTCTGTTGCATTGGATGATAAATCAAATTTTCTTAATGGCTACGAAGAAATTATTTATCGAAATCACTCACCAGATAATTTACGTGAAATATTTTTTCACTTATGGCCAAATGCATATAAAGACAGAAACACAGCATTGTGTAAACAATTGGTAAGTCAGGGAAACATGAACCTTTATTTTGCAAAACCGGAGCAAAGAGGCTTTATTGATAGTCTGGATTTTAAAGTAAACAATAAAGGGGTAACAGTAATTTATGATTCAGTTAATATTGATATCTGTAAAATTGTTTTAAATAAGCCATTATTACCTAACGACACAGTTTTAATTTCAACACCATTCAGAGTAAAAATTCCTGATGCAAAGTTTTCAAGGCTTGGTCATGTTGGGCAATCATATATGATTTCTCAGTGGTATCCAAAGCCGGCTGTATATGACAGAGATGGTTGGCATGCTATGCCTTATTTGTCACAGGGAGAGTTTTATTCTGAATTCGGTTCATTTCAAGTGGATATAACTGTGCCCTCAAATTATATTGTTGCTGCGTCAGGGTATTTAAAAACACTTTCGGAAGTTGAGTTTATTAGTAATAAAATAAATGCAGAAAGCAATCAGATAGATTTTGATAAACGAAATGTATTTCCGGAGTCAGAGAATACAAGTAAGACCATCCGTTTTGAATTAGATAGTGTTCATGACTTTGCTTGGTTTGCTGACAAACGATTTTGTATTTCATCAAAAATTGTAAAGCTTGCTTCAGGACGAGAAGTGGAGTGTAGGGCATATTATACACCTGCCAATTATTATGTCTGGCATCGTGCGGTTGATTATGTTGCTGAAGCAGTTTTGTTTTACTCTAAGTATGTTGGAGAATATCCTTATGGCGTTTGTACTGCTGTTGATGGAACTATTGCTGCGGGAGGAGGAATGGAATATCCCACTATAACTGTAATTGGAAACACAGACAACAGTATGGTGCTTAATCAAAGTATTGCACATGAAGTGGGGCATAATTGGTTTTATGGGATACTAGCAAGCAATGAAAGAAAATTGCCTTGGATGGATGAAGGCATAAATTCGTTTTATGAACAACTTTACATGACACAGTTTTATGCAAAAGAAAATGCGGCTGCATTTCAAATGACTGGCATTCCATTAAAATTTGCAAAAACATTTGGTGCTGATAAATTATCTTTTGCAGAAATTAATAAATTATTTTATTTGTTTACAGCCCGAACAAATGATGACCAGAGTACTGGACTTAGTAGTGAGTATTTTTCTAATTTAAATTACGGTGCTGATATTTATTCAAAGATACCTTTATGTTTTTCTCAACTTAGAGATTTTTTGGGGCATGATAATTATGATTCCTGTATGCAAGCATATTTTAATACATGGAAGTTCAGACATCCGGATGAAACAGCAATAAAAAATGTATTTGAGACTATTTCCGGAAAATCGTTAGATTGGTTTTTTAATGGAATGATTAAAAGCAATGCTAAGGCAGATATTAAAATCTGTAAAGTAGAAATGGAAAAAGGAGAAACCGAGGTCTCATTAAAAAATAGCGGAAATCTTGCTATGCCCGTTAATGTATCTTTTTACAATAAGGAAAGGTTGATTGCCTCACAATGGACAGAAGTTTTTGATAGTAAATTTAAGTTGACAAGTTCTGTTTCAGATGCAGATAAAATTGTAATAGATGTTAATAATGAAAGTTTGGATTTAACGCCATTTAATAATTCAATTAAGACGCATGGAGTGTTTAAGAAATGGAAACCGTTGCAACTGCGATTTTTGGCTATGCTTGAAAATCCTGAGCGGGTTCAGTTGTTTTATTTGCCGGCAGTAGCTTATAATAATTATAATGGATGGATGGGTGGTATTGTTTTGCACAACTACTCTCTGCTAAATAAGAAATTTGAGTTTGGGGTGGTACCCATGTATGCATTCAAATCAAGATCAGTTGCAGGTGTTTCAAAAGCAAGCTATCAATTCAATATTTACAAAGGCTGGTTTGATAAAGTAATTGCACAAGTGTCGCCTTCACTCTTTGATGAAGGAATTTCTGAAAGTAGAAATGTTTTTAAAGGATATCTTTCTGTTCCTGCATCATTGAGTTTTAGAATCAGTAAATCACAGTTTAAACCATATTCAGAAAAATATTTAAATGTTGTTTATCATTATGTGCGACAAACCTTCAGTACACAAAGTAAACTGTCAGCAACTAACGAAATCAATATCACTCAAATTGAATTTGCCAGCTTTAATTATAGTAAGACTGAGCCGGGGTCTTTGTCATTTATTCTCGAGAAAGGACAGCATTATGCTAAATTATTCGGAACATGGAAGAAAGAAATTACATTAACAAAAAGAAAGAAGGATGTAGCAATCCGGTTTTTTGCTGGAACTTTTTTAGACAACTCTGATTATGGTGGTGAAGCTAACTTCCGACCCAGTGCATGGCGAGGTACTGATGATTATTCTTATTCAGGGCTGTGGTTTGGCAGAAATGAATATGATGGATTCTGGGCGCATCAGATGCAAGAATCTGATGGTGCCATGGCAGCATATTATCCGGTACGCACTGATCATTGGCTTGCGGCAGTAAATGTTTCATTTAAAACACCAGTGCCCGGCTTGAGATTATTTGCTGATGGAATTACATTTTATCAAGCAAACAAAGTAAGCCCGGGTGCAACAGCAGTTCGTTATGATGCGGGCATAATGTTAAGTATTGCACATGATGTTTGTGAGATTTATTGGCCACTGATTGTTTCTAAAGAAATTAGAGATTACTTTGACTTGAATGGCATAAAACAAACAGACAGGATTCGGTTTGTTTTTAATATAAACAAACTGAATCCTGTCTTATTACGCAAAATGCGCTGAGAGATTTATCTGTATTCCGAGATTTTTAGTCTATACGGTGTGTCATTGAAAAACAGTGTTACATTATAGACACCGGAAGGATGTCCATCTGCAATAGCGCTAAACGGAATACTGTAGCTGCCTTTTGTTTGCATTCCTGCATCTATATTTTTCAATATTCTACCGGTCATGTCAGTAATTAGAATTACAACAGTGCCATCAGTTGGAATTGAGTAATTAATTTTTGTACTACCTCTATATGGATTTGGTGCAGCATTCAAGATGACATTTTTCAGATCACCAATCATGGCAGTTTTTATAAAACTGTATTCAAACTTACCATCATAATCTACTTGCTTTAATCTGTAGTAGTAAAGTATACCTTCTTTAACATTTTTATCTTCGAAACTGTAGTTACTTACCTGATTAGTTGTTCCATGACCATCAACCCATGTGACATTGTCGAAGTTGCTGCCATCAATGCTCCTCTCTAAATAGAACCCGGCATTATTTTTCTCACTGGCTGTTGACCATGTCAGGAAAATACTTTGTTTTCCAGCTGTCGCTTCGAATGAAAGTAGTTCTACAGGTAAGGGAGATACTACGCCTTGTGCTGTACCCACTAATATACTTTGTCCGCTTGCAAAACTCAATCCTACACCATTTCTCAAAACTGCAGTTACAGGTGGAGTTACACATCCACCACTTATAACGGGTGGAATAATCCAACCTGTACCATTTGGATTGATACCTACACCATAATTGGTTTTTGCATTTGTATAGGAGCGATTGTAAAGTGTTATGTTAGCTTCACCGCTGGCTGTATTGGCAGGTGTTAGGGTCCAATAACCATTATTCAACATTGTATCATTGTAGTTCATTAAGCATGGTGCATCTAAGCCTAGTCCCCAAATGTCTGTTGAATAATTAGAGAATGAAGCTTGAATACTTCCTAGTGCAGGGGTTATTCCATTATACAGATCTAAAGTCAATCGCTGATATCCTTTACCTGCATTTCCAACAGGAAAATCATATACTCTTGGAGCACTCACTTGGGGCACATTGCGTCTGAGAAAGCCTTCAACATATGAAGCGCTTGAGCCCGCA encodes:
- a CDS encoding DMT family transporter; protein product: MGLFFALITTLSWSIGIFPFTEASRKLGINALNHFRLFLAVILLFIAALLINHSEFISLFSDQYIQAWIWFGLSGVVGLALGDYFYFGLYAIMGARIGSIFSTLSPAAALVTSYFFVDERINFIGVVGIFLTMAGVIFISISKSESLSADEGRYGSDVKGVLFGVLAAFCQGVGLVLAKKGFVVLEQEGKFIQPISATFVRMFVSLTTLIIITTVFRKWADVLRPLKSNTAGLKYAAVGTFFGPVFGVCMSLYTITFLEATVAQTIFSLVPVVAALIARYFYKEKFTLAAVIATIIAVAGVLLLIRRNEVLECLFKSN
- a CDS encoding M1 family metallopeptidase, translated to MRRIILFLFSFACIIKSTFGENPYFQQRVDYKISVALDDKSNFLNGYEEIIYRNHSPDNLREIFFHLWPNAYKDRNTALCKQLVSQGNMNLYFAKPEQRGFIDSLDFKVNNKGVTVIYDSVNIDICKIVLNKPLLPNDTVLISTPFRVKIPDAKFSRLGHVGQSYMISQWYPKPAVYDRDGWHAMPYLSQGEFYSEFGSFQVDITVPSNYIVAASGYLKTLSEVEFISNKINAESNQIDFDKRNVFPESENTSKTIRFELDSVHDFAWFADKRFCISSKIVKLASGREVECRAYYTPANYYVWHRAVDYVAEAVLFYSKYVGEYPYGVCTAVDGTIAAGGGMEYPTITVIGNTDNSMVLNQSIAHEVGHNWFYGILASNERKLPWMDEGINSFYEQLYMTQFYAKENAAAFQMTGIPLKFAKTFGADKLSFAEINKLFYLFTARTNDDQSTGLSSEYFSNLNYGADIYSKIPLCFSQLRDFLGHDNYDSCMQAYFNTWKFRHPDETAIKNVFETISGKSLDWFFNGMIKSNAKADIKICKVEMEKGETEVSLKNSGNLAMPVNVSFYNKERLIASQWTEVFDSKFKLTSSVSDADKIVIDVNNESLDLTPFNNSIKTHGVFKKWKPLQLRFLAMLENPERVQLFYLPAVAYNNYNGWMGGIVLHNYSLLNKKFEFGVVPMYAFKSRSVAGVSKASYQFNIYKGWFDKVIAQVSPSLFDEGISESRNVFKGYLSVPASLSFRISKSQFKPYSEKYLNVVYHYVRQTFSTQSKLSATNEINITQIEFASFNYSKTEPGSLSFILEKGQHYAKLFGTWKKEITLTKRKKDVAIRFFAGTFLDNSDYGGEANFRPSAWRGTDDYSYSGLWFGRNEYDGFWAHQMQESDGAMAAYYPVRTDHWLAAVNVSFKTPVPGLRLFADGITFYQANKVSPGATAVRYDAGIMLSIAHDVCEIYWPLIVSKEIRDYFDLNGIKQTDRIRFVFNINKLNPVLLRKMR
- a CDS encoding serine hydrolase produces the protein MKKLIGLALLTLLTSFKTLAQTNFLKDSLDNYINHEMQRWQIPGVAIAIIKDGKTIVMKGYGVREEGKADKVNEFTLFQIASNTKAFTGTALALLDYQKRISLDDKVTKYLPWFQLKDPCATEMTTIKDILCHRIGFYTFQSDFLNWDCNMTTDALIKNMRNVKPVNEFRAKYGYCNMGYVTAGEVIKAVTDTSWQDFFNFHFFKPLQMNRSSVYHQKIVTDTNAAKPYTLVDNKLILLDYANIDNIGACASINSCVNDISHWILMQLNNGKYDNTEVIPSAVINTTQNSYMIVRESGSTRILSNHFQNYGLGWKSEDMYGYKIVSHDGGANGFVTNTTLIPELNAGFVILTNTDANWFYGALRQQLINYFANQSYTNVSENYFATYSKNHLTESQEIQKLKKQSNAEVHLNVAFAELIGKYSNEVYGEMEIKNEESGLTMFFSHHPKLRGFLKPLSEKSLLCTFNDPTYGIHAFPFEVVNGKVNNITVKVNDFIDYQYYKFTKKNN
- a CDS encoding YggS family pyridoxal phosphate-dependent enzyme, giving the protein MFNTEKYKKICEELLPYKANLIAVTKTKPVTDIETAIQNGQMLFGENYVQELVEKASDISKNVQWHFIGNLQRNKVKQIAPFIHTVQTVDSKKLLQELDKHAVLNRRVIKVLLQIHIAKEETKFGLSVPEVKQLVDDGVFQQCNNIRFVGLMGMATNTDDTTQVRSEFKQLFGLYRSLSGAFDKDESPVLSMGMTSDYKIALDEGSNMIRIGSALFGSR